The following is a genomic window from Candidatus Methylomirabilis sp..
GATGCGCCGGAGACAGGCGGGGCAGCTCCCGCAGGGATAGAAGTACCGGAAGACCACGCGATCCCCTTCCTCGAGGGCCTCGCCGGCAGTATCCCGCGTCACCCCCGCCCCGACGCGAAAGATGCGCCCTGTCATTTCGTGCCCCAGGATCTGGGGGTAGGGCCGCCCGAACTTCTCCACGTCGAACTCCCCGCGCCACTGGTGCAGGTCGGACCCACAGATGTTGGCTAGGGTCGTCCGGAGGACGAGCGCTCCCGGTTCCGGGTCCGGGACCGGGTACTCTCGGATCTCCATCGGCTTGCCCGTCCCAAAGAATGCGGCTACCCGCCCCATCACCGCTGTCATGGTTCCCCCCGGGTCACCCGTCCCCACGCCGCGGTCCGCGGGGCCTGCCAGTGCGGGCGTCAGAACCAGAGAGAGATTGACGTCCGTAGTACGGATGACGGCTTAGGTTCCGCTGAAAACGAAGCAGTCCACGGAAGGATCGTGGGGCCACTGCCCACTATATCGAAGGGCGCGAAACAGCCGCAAGCGAAATCTCCCGGTGATGCTGCTATACTGCGGGGACCTCGGGGGGAGCGGTGCGGCGCATCAACTGGCGGCATACGGTGGCGGCGGCAACAGGCCTTGTCCTGGCCGGGGGTCTCCTCCTCTACGCGACCATCCGCCTCCCGGTCCCCGGAGAGATCCCGATCGGGCCCCCGCGCATCTACAGCGCCCCCCTGTCCCTCGCCCCCGGCCTGCCCCTCACCCGGGAACGCCTCCTGGCTCGTCTCGTGCCGCTCGGGTATCGGACCGCGGAGGCGCTGGAGGACCCCGGGGACGTGGTGGTCGAGTCCGAGGCGGTCGAGGTCCACCTTCGCCCCTTCACGTATCCGGAGGGTCCGTTCCCCGGCGGGCCGGTCCGCCTGGAGTTCGCCGAGGGCCACCTGGTAAAGATCCGCCGGCTGCCGGAGGGGGAGGAGCTCCCCGAGCTTCGCCTCGAGCCGGAACTCCTCTCGGGTGACCCGGGGGCGGGCCTCGCCCTCGCCCGGCCGGTCCCGCTGGAGGAGGTTCCCCCGCACCTGACCGGCGCCATTCTCGCGGTGGAGGACCGGCGGTTCCTCAGCCACGGGGGGCTCGACCTCCGGGCGATCGCCCGGGCCGCCTTGGTGAACCTCCGCCACGGGGAGCTGGTGCAGGGCGGGAGCACGATCACGCAGCAGCTCGCGAAGACCCTCTACCTGACGCCCCGCCGGACGTTCTGGCGCAAGGCCCGGGAAGCGGTGCTGGCCCTTGTGCTGGAGCTCA
Proteins encoded in this region:
- a CDS encoding alcohol dehydrogenase catalytic domain-containing protein; its protein translation is MTAVMGRVAAFFGTGKPMEIREYPVPDPEPGALVLRTTLANICGSDLHQWRGEFDVEKFGRPYPQILGHEMTGRIFRVGAGVTRDTAGEALEEGDRVVFRYFYPCGSCPACLRRITRACPNARVYLKKSCDHPPHFYGAFGDYYYIRPHAAL